The genomic stretch CCCACAGATGGAAAACATTTGGATTAGCTGGGTCAGGTGCACCTAGATTCTGTTGTCTGTACCGTGAAAGAAATCGAGCAGGGAAGTTGAGGAGCTTGTCTGATTGTGGAACGTAAGGCCTCACACCAAGAACACCCTGCATTGAATTGACCGTGTTCTGATCAAAGGTGCTAAACATGTTGCCTACACTGTCAGTCACAATCCAGGCATAACCATCAGCAAACATCTCAGCATCATGGGCAAGGACAAAGAGGCGTGCTGCAATGTCCGATGACATATGGATGACGAAGACTCGTGTTTGCATAGTCTTCAGCTTGTTAAGCTCCACCTTTATCTGATCATCAGTAGGAACAGAAGGGATGATGCTTCGGTATGGGATATCTGCATCAGCGTCCTGGAGAGCATCCACAAGATAGGGTATAATGCCTCTACCAAAGTCAGAGTCCTCATAGATAAGTACGACTTGGCGCCAGTTGAAGTATTGAATCAGAGAAGCTATTGCAGGGACTTGAGAGGCACATCCAGGGCCGTGCGAACAAAGTACTTAGACTGGTTAGCTGATAAGTAGGGACTAGTGGCTGAATAAGACAAGATGGTTGCATTCGTCTTGTTGCTGATGCCAATTATGAACCTCGCCTGCATTAATGTCTTTGGCCCGATGATGGCTTGCACTTTGAAGTGCTTCAGGAGGTCTATTGCTGCAACATGAAAGAAACATGGGAGGAGGGGGTTATTTAAGCATGCATTCATCGATTGGTCAGCACTAGGGTAGTAAGTAACCACATCAAACATGGCGAGCACGATTAATCACGATTATTGGTTTATCAATAAATTGGAAGCATTGTCACTTGACGCCCCATTTTCAGGTCAGCTGAGCCAAGCTTATTTCTTGAATGTGGCAATGGCCTCGTTTGCTTAAAATCTGAAGCGTCAGCCATAGTGAGTAGTGACACACTGAAAGCCATTCCAGTGGATCAAGTAACTCCGCCCctgtttttcttcttcaattTTCCCCAAAGGATGCCTTAGCTAGTGTCCTCTCGGTTGCTGTTAGCGCACATGTTGAATGATGCTAGGCATTCAATGATGCCAATAAAACTATAGATAGGGCCGCAATTTTTCCAATCGTTGCACTGTCTAGCAAGTAGCAACATTCACAGCCCAAACTTAATCAGCAAGTCTGCATACCCTGCAAGAACTTGTGAGTTACTCGTGTGGCAAAAAAAATCCCAACGCACCTTACTCACCTTACTGATACTTGAATTCTGATAGGAGCCACGGATCCGCCGTTACAGCAACGGCCTTCGAAGCCAGGACTGACGGGTGAGCCTACTCCTCAAGTCCCCATCCGGCGGCCGCGCGCACTCTGGCGCTCGGCCCAGCGGCGGAGTTTTGCCACACGCGGCACTGCCGTCTGGCGGCACACTGCCCCCGCCGAAAACCCCGCTCTCCCCACTTGACTCCCTCCCCAAGACCCAAATGCGCCGAAGCTCGGGTACCCAGGAGGGTTGGACGCACGCACGGCGGCATCCCTGGGCGGGTAACTCCTATCCGCGGCATGCTGCATCCACCGGCGCTGCCCACCCTACGCCCCGCCGGGACAATCCCCGCCGGTCGCCGGCCGTACAGTCGACCGTGGCTAGGCCCCTGGCTTGATGGCTCTGAAGTCTGAAAGTCCGACTGAACCCAATGAGGCATGGGCTCTAACTGGATCGAATTGGGCCCGTAGCAATTTTTGACCTATCGAACATTTTGCCTGGCCCTGCCATACCGAAAACatgatgtttttcttttcacagATAATGGCCATGTCATAACTCCTAATCAATGTGCACTGCTGAGGATTTTTTTTACCCCAAAAACAATTGACATATAGACGCTGACAAACACATATGTATGCTTATCCATATAAACGGAAGCACATATGCACACTTTACCTCTATATAAACACCTATAACAGATTAGCAAGTAAATCTTTAACCCTGATGACACTGGAATGCTGCTACTTCAGTGGAAAATGATGATACATGGTGCTGGGAAAACTGAAGGAGATCGCCTGGGGACAAAAAGTTAGAGTTGGGTGCGAGGAAGCACTTTTGAAACTCCAAAaaatctccttttctttttcttttttttctggtGGAGTGAAATGTTAACCTTAGTGGGGTTCCTTTGATCTTCTGGTGGCTATCTGTTACTTTCTAGTTCAGGCGGAGGTCTTTGCACCTGGCCACCTGTTGGGATACTAGTTAAGTTTCCTATTAGTATCCAAACTCGTCATGACGAGATAACATCTGTAATTTCGTTGCTTATGTGGTAATGAAATTCGGACGATGCCCTTTCTAGAAAAAGCAAGTAAATCATTAAACAGTGCACACACTTGGGAGTATCTCTTATACCACTAAAAACAATTAAATGTGCTGAGCTAGAGTACCAAACCTAGGTAGCCAGGTCCTaccaaaaaaaaactaaaccaaATGAATGATGCTAAGTATTCTGTCACGCAAAGACAGATGACAAGGACAAATGGTCTATATTTTAAAAGGGCAGATTAAAAGGATGAAAAATGACATACTTGAATATAGGGTTTGTATCAAAATATCAAATTTAATTAAAACATTAATACATTCATTTATATGTATGGTATGTGGACTTTAGCTACTTCTTCAAATAAagttttccttcttcttcttctctgtttcttttttttctttttctttttcttttttttggcggGCAACACTAGAGCTTCAGGCGTTCAGTCCTTGCCTAGAAAATTTCAGTAGATGAACTGGTTTCCGGTCAGCTTCAGCGCTGCGCTAGCTGTTCAGTATCACTAGCAAAAATGGAAGATAAAATGCATGGCAATTGAGACAAGAAACGTTCATAATATAGACCTGTCGAAGCAGCGGTGATCTCGCCGTCCTTACAGTCCGCGACGTGCAGTGCCACGGTCGtgccggagccgccggccggCTGCGAAGTGTAGAAGTCCACGAGCGCGAGCGAGATGGCCGCCCGCGACGCCCTTCCGCCGGCTGACCCAAGTCCCACTTCTGGAGAATacgccttcagtaccggttgtgcaatcAGTATTGCTatatcggtactagagggtaaATTGGCTACCACACCACGCGTCGCCgagatctttttcttttcctttccttttctcattttcttttctattcttttctttcttttcttcttttctttttttgccacATCACACGTCGTTCCACCACCGCGCCATGATTGGCCGCCGTAGCCACGGTGAGAGGCGGCGGCagtgagaggagagggaggagagaggtagGAGAGATAGTGCATGGCTGATGGGTAAGAGATAGTGCATGGTCGGTGGGGAGATAAGGGTGGGGAGATAAAGGATAAAGCGTAGGGTCGGAAGATAAAGAAGCCAGAGAGAGGTTTTTAGTATTGGTATGGAgattcacccggtactaaagaagCTTACAGAAAATTTTtagggaactagccgttagactaAGTAGTAACATGATCGATGAGCTCCGATACATGACGGTTGACTTGGTGATCGATGAGCTCTGATTATCTGAACAGTCATGGAAGAGTGTGGAAACCATGGAAGCCCGTTAGGCGTAGACCTGCGACTTTGCAGCACCGGCTCCTGTCCTCTCCGTCATTTCGGACGAGGGAGGACGACTGGAGCATGAGGATGCGCCGTATCTAGGGCGCCGTCATGCAATTATTGCCTGGGCGACATCGTCCCCGTGCGTCGTCGATGACGGTGGTCGCGGGCTCGCGGCGCTCCTGCCTGCACGCCCGAAAACGTGTTGTCATCCTGGGCTGGTGTGTCTAGGGGCCGACTCTGACGGGTAAAAACCCAGGTTTTGTTGGCCCAGCAAACTTGTTTAGGCCTCACGGTGCCGCACGCCCGCCTGCTACCAATTCAGCGTTCATCGCCGCGTGTACGGAACCAACTACCAATTCTGCATTCATCGCTACGACTGCGTGAGTGTGTGGTAATCTCTTCGCCTCGCTAAACTGCTTCGGTGCTCTCCTTCTTTGTTCTTTCGCCTTGTGCCCTTGTCTCGTCTCGCCTGAGTGGTCTCTtcggccatggccggccgcgcccggaaGCCTCCCTtccgcctcgtcgtcctcctcctccacggcctCGCCTCGCTCCTCCCGCCGACGTCGTGGGcgcagccgccaccgccgccaccggtggCGGCGAGTGTCACGGTGGGCCTCATCATCAACGCCGACTCGCCAGTCGGAAGGATCGCCAGAACCACCATCCCGATGGCGCTCGACGACTTCTACGCCGCCTTCCCCAACGCCTCCGCACGGGTCCGGGTCCTACAACACGACTCCGGCGGggacgtcgtcgccgccgcgtccgccggTATGGACACGCCCCCCACCCTTCCCTGCCTCGTTGCTGCGCCCCTCTCGCGCGGTTCCTGACGCCGGCTCGTCGCGTGCGTGCCCCGCAGCGCTGCAGCTGATGACGACCCAGGGCGCGCGCGCCATCCTGGGCCCGCAGTCGTCCGTGGAGTCGGCGTTCGTCGCGGACCTCGCCACGCGCGCTGAGGTCCCCGTCGTGTCCTTCTCGGCGACCAGCCCCTCGGTGTCCGCCTCCGCGGCTCCCTTCTTCGCGCGCGCCGCGCTCAGTGACGCGGCGCAGGCGGGCGCCATCGCCGCGCTCGCCACCTACTTCGGCTGGCGCCGCGTCGTGCCCGTCTACCAGGACGACGACTACGGCGCCGCCTTCGTGCCGTACCTCGTCGACGCGCtcacggcggcgcgcgccgaggTCCCCTACCGCTGCGCGCTGCCCGGCGGGGCGTCCAGggacgccatcgccgccgccatgtaCCGCCTCGAGTCCGAGCAGACGCGCGCCTTCGTGGTGCACACGCGCCCGGGGCTTGCGGAGCTCGtgttcgccgcggcggcggaggccgggatGATGGCCAAGGGCTACGCGTGGGTCATCACCGACGGCCTCACGGGCCTCCTCGGCTCCATCGACCCGCCGCAGGGCATCATCGGGCTCGCGCCGCACGCGCCGGCCACGCCGCGGCTGCGCGACGtccggcggcgctgggcgcgcAGGTTCATGCGCGAGCACCGGGACGCCGATCCGGCTCAGGCCGAGATGGGCTGCTACGCGCTGTGGGCGTACGACGCCGCATGGGCCGTCGCGTCCGCCGCAGAGCGTCTAGGCCCCGGCGATTTATCATCGCCGCAGGGGCTGTTGGGCGGCAAGAGCGGCCCCACCGACTTCTCCGGACTCGGCAAGTCAAGCTCCGGCGAGAAGTTCCTCGCGGCAATAACCAACACGACATTCGACGGCCTCAGCGGAAGGTTCGAGCTCGTCAACGGCGAGCTTGCTGTGCCGGCATTCCGGGTCGTGAACATCATGGACAACACCAAGGACCGGACCCTGGGGTTCTGGACATCGAAGGACGGGCTGCATCGCaagctgggcggcggcgcaagcgcGTCGAACAGCGGGCTCGCGCCGGTGATCTGGCCGGCTGAGTCCACCGTCGTGCCGATCGGTTGGGTCCAACCGACGAGCGGCCGAAAGCTGCGTGTGGCGATGCCGGGGTTCGTTGACCCAGGCTACCGGCCGATCATGCACCTGTACGTGGACCCAGCGACGAACCGGACGGTGGCCGGCGGGTTCGTGGTCGAGGTGTtcgaggcggcggtgcggctGCTGCCATACGCGCTGCCATTCGAGTACGTGTTGGTGGGCTCAATGCCCTACGACAGTCTAGTCGAGAAGGTCGGAAGCGGGGTAAGTGCAGTATCAACTCCTATGTTGTTACGTATGCATTGCAAATTAAGATCATGTTTGGATTCAGAGGTTAAACTTCAGTCGGTTAAACCCTGATGATCCAAACAGTGGGCTAAAGGTGAACTAAAAATTAGCTAAACTttcaactaaactttagttcattaGCCCTCCAAACCCAGCTAACGGGACTAATTTTAGACACAAATGGTAAAAGATTAAAAATACTCTCCCACTAAAATCTTACCATTTTTCTCCTACACCATCTAAGGATAGTAAAAATTAACTTTTTTATTCTTCCTCAAGTTATATTTTATGATTTACAACTGTtttaaatagcgggctatacAACCTTCTTCCACCACAATCGTAGCGGCAATTCTTCAGAGTTGCTATTAGCTAGGCTGCTATATAGAATCACCATAGCCGGCTATTTTAAACAGTATTTCTGTAACTTTAACcaaaatttattggaatttaCATAAAATGACATAGGAGTTTCATCTACTTAGCATTACTGAACTCCAAAAGGCACAATTTGAACCCTCGTGGGTGCTAGTGCAAGCTATCGATATTTTATAggttttctcccttttctttgtTGCCTTATGTCATGAAGGTTCAGGTAGCTAGTGCTCCTATTAATTTAGTTTCTTGCGGGTTAAATATTCCAATTATATTGTCCTAAAGTGGAAGGGGGGCGGTCGATATGAGAAATAGTGGAACATCAGATATACCTAGTTATTCAAAATCTTGTTAAGATATTTTGTACATTATAAAACTTCTCCTTTTCTAAGAATGAATGAACTAATCATGCTCATGCATACATgatataaataaattataattAACAATTGTAAAATGCGATCAACAACAATCAGATGTAACATTAAAAATTAGTACTACACTCT from Setaria italica strain Yugu1 chromosome II, Setaria_italica_v2.0, whole genome shotgun sequence encodes the following:
- the LOC101781032 gene encoding glutamate receptor 2.8, which codes for MAGRARKPPFRLVVLLLHGLASLLPPTSWAQPPPPPPVAASVTVGLIINADSPVGRIARTTIPMALDDFYAAFPNASARVRVLQHDSGGDVVAAASAALQLMTTQGARAILGPQSSVESAFVADLATRAEVPVVSFSATSPSVSASAAPFFARAALSDAAQAGAIAALATYFGWRRVVPVYQDDDYGAAFVPYLVDALTAARAEVPYRCALPGGASRDAIAAAMYRLESEQTRAFVVHTRPGLAELVFAAAAEAGMMAKGYAWVITDGLTGLLGSIDPPQGIIGLAPHAPATPRLRDVRRRWARRFMREHRDADPAQAEMGCYALWAYDAAWAVASAAERLGPGDLSSPQGLLGGKSGPTDFSGLGKSSSGEKFLAAITNTTFDGLSGRFELVNGELAVPAFRVVNIMDNTKDRTLGFWTSKDGLHRKLGGGASASNSGLAPVIWPAESTVVPIGWVQPTSGRKLRVAMPGFVDPGYRPIMHLYVDPATNRTVAGGFVVEVFEAAVRLLPYALPFEYVLVGSMPYDSLVEKVGSGDFDAAVADITITANRSQHVDFTLPYMTSGIAMVVPMRDQRSNRAWVFLKPLRYDLWLVSFVFLIFTGFVVWAVEHRVNREFRGPPSYQIGTLLYFGFSTLYFAHNKELKSNLSRFVVVVWVFVVLILQSSYTASLTSMLTVPQLEPAIGDYASLWHGAGRVGIMNNSFMRASMTRSGFPQSRLVPYRATQSFHEALLNGTIGAVVDEAPYLRLFLKAYCDNFTKTAQTNKTGGFGFAFPKGSPYVADLSRAILNLTESDEMSAIESKWFGDAEGCAAQGSQFTSDSLSFSSFWGLFLITGATSLLCCVVHLATFLVVQRRWIQELASASHLPWKDRFRMFLKRFDNKDLSSHTFRTKDGGGGSVAGRSANDAGASPAGVAHTAAGSPLSVSNHTYDMSEWSLGTPSPAPAATGEVELAAGGQAEEVDVAPDPDGISDQIGAGHQAGN